The genomic segment GACCTCGCCGCTCCAGAACAGGAACTCCAGCGCGCGCTTGACGTCGGACCAGTCCCACCACGTGCCCTTGGGGCCCCGCGGCGCGTCGAGGTGGGCCAGGTCGCCGGCGGTCAGCGGGCCGCGGTCGCGCAGGTCCTCCAGCACCGCCGCGACGAGGTCGGGGCGCTCGGTCGCGATGCGGCGCATGCCGCCCCAGGCGTCGTCGTGGGCGCGGCGCATGCGCCAGCGCAGGTGCGGCTGCAGCTCGACGCCGATGAGCGACGCCTCGTGGCCCCAGTACTCGAACAGGCGGCGCGGCGCGTGGTGCGACAGGCGGTCCAGCAGTCCGGTGTCGTAGGCGCCCAGGCGGCTGAACGCGGGAAGGTAGTGCGCGCGCTGCAGCACGTTGACGGAGTCGATCTGCAGCAGCCCGACACGGTCGAGCACGCGCGTGCGCAGCGCGCGGCCGTCGACGTCGCGGCCCAGCGGCGGGTCGGCGAAGCCCTGCGCCGCCAGCGCGACGCGGCGGGCCTGGGCGGCCGACAGCCGCTCCCGGCGGCGGGGCGCGGCGGCGACGGGCGACGACGGCGGGGAGGCGGGGTCCACCACCCCATCTTGCCCCACCGCCCAGCGGACCCGCGGCGGCGCGGACGGCCGGCGCGCCGGCGGCGTCGGGCGTGGCCTAGCCTGCCCCGCGGTGGCGTGGTCCGGGCATCTCGGGGTCCTGCGCGAGCGGCCCTACCGGCTCCTGTTCGCCGGGCAGGCGGTCTCGCTGTTCGGCGACGCCATGGTCGACGTCGCGCTGGCGTTCGCGGTCATCAAGCTCGGCGCCTCCCCGGCCCAGCTCGGCCTCGTGTTCACGGCGCGGTCGATCGCGATGGTCGCCGCGCTGCTGGCCGGCGGCGTCCTGGCCGACCGCCTCGACCGCCGGGCGATCCTCGTGGCCTGCGACCTCGTGCGGCTCGCTGCGCAGGGCGCCCTGGCCGCCGCGCTCATCGCCGGCCATCCCGCGATCTGGGTCCTGGCCGCGCTGTCGGCGGTCACGGGTGCGGCGACCGGCGTGTTCAACCCGACCTCGACGGGCTTCCTGCCCAGCGTCGTCAGCGCCGAGGGCCTGCAGCCCGCCAACGCACTGCGCGGGCTCTCGGCGTCGGCGGGCCGGATGGCCGGGCCCGTCCTGTCCGGCGTGCTCGTGGCCACCGTGGGGGCCGGCTGGGCGCTGGCCGCCGACGCCGCGACGTTCGCGCTCAGCGCCGCGTTCCTGGGCCGCATCCCGGCCATCGCGCGCACGGGCCCGGCGGCGGCGACCTCGTACCTGGCCGACCTGCGGGAGGGCTGGCAGGCGTTCCGCAGCCGCACCTGGCTCTGGGCCTTCGTCGCCTGGGCGTCGTTCTCCAACATGCTCTTCGGCTGCTGGACGGTCGTGGGGCCGCTGACCGCCGAGCGCGACCTCGGCGGCGCGGCGGCGTGGGGCGCGATCCTCGGCGCCTCGGGCGTGGGCGGGCTGATCGGCGGCGTCCTGGCCCTGCGGCTGCGCCCGCAGCGGCCGCTCGTCTTCTCGGTCCTGGCCTTCGCGATCTTCTTCCTGCCGCTCGCGCTGCTGGCCCTCGGCCTGCCGGTGGTCCCCGTGGCCGCCGGAGCGCTGGTCGGCGAGATCGGCCTCGTGCTGACGATCACGGTGTGGGAGTCGACGCTGCAG from the Baekduia soli genome contains:
- a CDS encoding MFS transporter, producing the protein MAWSGHLGVLRERPYRLLFAGQAVSLFGDAMVDVALAFAVIKLGASPAQLGLVFTARSIAMVAALLAGGVLADRLDRRAILVACDLVRLAAQGALAAALIAGHPAIWVLAALSAVTGAATGVFNPTSTGFLPSVVSAEGLQPANALRGLSASAGRMAGPVLSGVLVATVGAGWALAADAATFALSAAFLGRIPAIARTGPAAATSYLADLREGWQAFRSRTWLWAFVAWASFSNMLFGCWTVVGPLTAERDLGGAAAWGAILGASGVGGLIGGVLALRLRPQRPLVFSVLAFAIFFLPLALLALGLPVVPVAAGALVGEIGLVLTITVWESTLQRHVAPAVLSRVSAYDWFGSLAFQPLGLALWGPVAATIGYHGALWVAFVGHLAGVAVILTVRDVRRLPPVPRPTPG